gttccactccgtatccttgtattTTTGAGTCCAagtcagaagacaaggaaactcctggatcaataccTCAGGAGGGATTGATTTGTTTTggaaacttggaggactttgcgaaCCTGATGgttttaacgtgcaccagtcaccatttattacacgggGATTCTTCGGCTGACTGGAATCGAACTCCCGCTGTCACGAACAGAAGTCCAAGGCTCTACTAACCAGGATATCCCGGCCTCCCTTAACAAGAGCATCAAAAACCAATATTTGAGGGAAAACTTTGTAGATCTCttgttcaatttcaaattttataagaagtttGAAGTTCacagctcaatttttttttctttcattgggatgaaaaaatttctaaaaaagcactactttagctttattttataatgttagtACTTTACAGATTTGAATATGTTGCAATGCTCAtcaaacatgcaaaaaaattaataaataaatacatccATGAAGTTTTTTTCGGAAAAgtctcatttattttataaaaacattaaacaaaatattagtttttttttctttattattattcttaaaaaatttctattcatggtaagttttattttcttctgtagttgtttttattaagattttctttggtattcttcatttgaaagtgacctaaaatgaatttaattattagtttccaTACCACCTTCATTCGGTgactagttattttaaaattaaaaagcaaaataaatatcaaacacATTCATGACTAAAATTTGTGAGACGAAAAAAACTGATCTAGAcaaatgagaaaatatatttagagtTTAGAACATTGAcatgaaattagaaaaaggaaagaacTTTGAGATGTTTTTGTCGTGTGACTCTAACAAGGTAGGGGAGGGTCTGTTAATAAAACAATCATTAATATTATCTTTTCTATGGATATATGCCAGCTTTGTTCTAATTGTAATTTCTCCCTTGAGTTGAagtagtagttttttttctcattcaattTCGTTACACGAAATGAAGAGGGAagcttaatttcttttcttgtgAAACTGATCCAACATAGATAACTTCCACAACAAATTGGCTGCGTTGTACAAAATTCCGGGTCTAATAATTCAGTGACTTTGTCTTACACTTGAAAGAACATTAGGCACTTCTTTGTCTCGAGTATTTGTTGTTAGCAcacaataagtttttatttatattaatgttttaccCTCAAgtaatttactgattttaaacacacaaaaaactttttttttacatgagtTCCCCTTCCAATGACGTGAACGCCAGCAATTGCAAATTGATAGAATTCCACAtacggctcacaccgaccacagtgccaACATAAAATATCCGCAGTGGTGgacgtatcatgggttagagtccccttgccgtcaggctaaccgtgggaggtcttcgcggttttcctctccatgtaacgcaaatgcggattagttccagtaaaaagtcctccacaaaggcaaatttctcccaatacttgatccacgatgtcccttgtcttctggattgggttcaaagttacacggctacggagctgaactttagcagtcgtaaaccctaaattagGTCAGCTGTTAAACGATGGTTATTTATTCGTAAAATGCCTGTTAACAAAGTTTAAATATGATGGCAAactattcatgaaaataaaaataataaaaaaaatcatgcaattataaaataaaaagctatacCACTTTTGCTTTACAATTGAAACaaagaacatttcttttatgtatgcaaaaacactaaaaacttcgaaatattttcaaataaacaaaaaaaatattatgttttcagAAACACCTTAAGTAATAAGTTTTACACCTtagtaatgaaacaaattaatattgttaatgagaataataataataataatagccataatattgcatattttgggtagggtaaactaaccagtgaaggaacactttagcttcgcttgccttttaaaaaatcacattaatttcaaaattcgtaattttacttaaatgacagtgtcagtatatttgttactaattgcaaattatgtaaaaaaattgtagagaacttacataatattgttttaaagttttggaggtatATCTAAATTGGNNNNNNNNNNNNNNNNNNNNNNNNNNNNNNNNNNNNNNNNNNNNNNNNNNNNNNNNNNNNNNNNNNNNNNNNNNNNNNNNNNNNNNNNNNNNNNNNNNNNNNNNNNNNNNNNNNNNNNNNNNNNNNNNNNNNNNNNNNNNNNNNNNNNNNNNNNNNNNNNNNNNNNNNNNNNNNNNNNNNNNNNNNNNNNNNNNNNNNNNNNNNNNNNNNNNNNNNNNNNNNNNNNNNNNNNNNNNNNNNNNNNNNNNNNNNNNNNNNNNNNNNNNNNNNNNNNNNNNNNNNNNNNNNNNNNNNNNNNNNNNNNNNNNNNNNNNNNNNNNNNNNNNNNNNNNNNNNNNNNNNNNNNNNNNNNNNNNNNNNNNNNNNNNNNNNNNNNNNNNNNNNNNNNNNNNNNNNNNNNNNNNNNNNNNNNNNNNNNNNNNNNNNNNNNNNNNNNNNNNNNNNNNNNNNNNNNNNNNNNNNNNNNNNNNNNNNNNNNNNNNNNNNNNNNNNNNNNNNNtttccagagaagtctatttgaccaggtaatccaaaacattgctagatgacttcctattgtttggcagtaagctattgttaccaatcaatctaaagaaaaactttcaaattcttatttttaatgaatatatatgaaatgttccttcactgggtagtgttccttcactggttggtttaccctatcaacttaatttttttttccattgcagAAAAACATGCTCCTGAATTATTAGAATCGAACTTTTACTAAGCGCAacgacttttttattttttagttggatcggttttatgaataaaaaatcagaaGTACAGTTTCATATAGTTTAGcccttttttatataaataaggcaaaaatagcgaaaacttttcattttcttcattcacTTGACAATTTCAAGACGAAGCAAAattcattgatatatttttgttttatgtgcCTGACAACTTCAATGTTTCATCATTAGttttttatgttctacatggttTCGCGCCTGCttttgtgttaaataagaaatatgtagagaaaaaattgaaatctctgtgaaatattatttaatgcgtcacttaagagaattgatacttgacgggcttggcttacccgaaatagaatggaaagaatagctaacataaacaaatgccacgtttcaacaaccaatcaaaattgagataCTCACATTAAGTCACTTGCAGCCCATTGCCACTGTAAGtgagaaatgaaaaatgcaaaactgttttttaaattttcaacatcaattttttggtgtaaatgataaataataatctttaacaaatattttagagtcTGTATGATTCAAATCATTTACCAAACAATGTCGACAGCACCAATTTTGATCttttaaggtaaaatatattttgaagaaattgttAATCTTGGAAATATATCAATTTGTTCTAGGAATTCAATGAATTTCGTTCGAAATGTGGACTCTTATGGAGTTATGATTGGATTAGTATTCCCTTGGTGTATACGCAAGTAAAAACCATTTAtccaacttaattttaattcatatcagTTTCATTTCTATCATCAgtaatatttcgaatttttttttttaggttgtcACCTTGGCAACTTATGCTTTTTTTGGAGCATGCATATTTGGTAGACAGTATATAGAAGTGCCTGATAAGCCTGATCACAATTTCGAATTTTACATtccaatttttacaatttttcaactatttttttatatgggtCTTCTTAAAGTAAGCATAAATaattcatgctttttttcttgtacaatacataaatattttagtaatctattttaaaactatatttgttataatactAAATATTGCTTAGAATCGATcctttttgtttgtaaataaatataaattaatttttcaaaagaaaaggagcttatttttttcagataataatagataaactatgtgttaaataaaaatctttgttaTTTGTTAACTaaggaaaaagtttaattgcCTAATGTTAAGGCAATatacagattttaataaaagttgaaaatgctattttcatGATACGTATTTCAtacgaattattattttaattttctaaaaagaaatattttaaaatctagcgCGACGCAATGgagaccaaattttttttttgaaaatggatcatgcgaaactttttgaaaatccTAACTATCAAATGCTGCTAATAAACTAATTTGCTGTTAATTATAAGCTGATATAATACAGGATATGTTTATTATCGTTTCCtatttatgtatactttttttacgCTCGCAAATTTGGTTGTCAGCATGCATATTTGGTAGGCAGTAACTAAATTGGGAAAACAAGTTGACCGCCGTAAGCAGCTGATGtggaataatttaaagaactttattaTTCTGCATCTTACATCTCTGAAATTACAACTCCGAATAATTGCATAGAACATCATAGTGTatgaaagtaatttcaaaacCACTATCTTTTTTATTAGGTTGCAGAACAGTTAATAAACCCTTTTGGTGACGATGATGAGGATTTTGAACTCAACTGGATAATTGACAGACACATGAAAGCAAGTTAACATTCAAgtacttttttcttaagaaacttttttttacaaaaaaattgtttgtaataTACAACGTTTTTTGTCAATACTTTTGtcgaaaaaactattttaattatatatattattttttttcgcatATAGGTCTCATACTTGGGAGTCGATTTACTTAATACAAATCCTCCGCCCTTGATCAGAGACAATTATTTCTATCAACAGGATATGAAACTGCCTTACACGGAGGCATCTCTAGGATACAAGAAGAAAACGTATAGAGGCTCTGTCGCAACAATGAAGTAGgtctaaaaatttgcattaataatattttctttaaaattgtaattataaaaaacattcacaaatagatttcaaacagttaatatcaaaataaacaacttcattagtcaaatttaagatttttgtactttttaaaactggtagtttttattttatggtgtCACCAATATTGGCTtcacgacaactaatgttcaactccatagctatgtaattttgaaccaatccagaagacaaggaaactcctggatcagtacccccagaggtattgatttgttatgggaacatggaggactttgagactcgacagtcttaacgtgcatcagtcaccaaacGAAAGCTATTAGTAAATTTAGAAGTGGGCTGAggcagggatagcctggtcggtagggcgctgagcccatgtccgagagttcgtgggttcaaaccccgccggctgaagactccccgagtagtaaagtgactgatgcacgttaaatctgtcgagtctctcaaagtcctccatgttcccacaacaaatcaatctCTGGNagggtactggattggagatcgatcgttctctgattcaggtcaaaattatatccacgatctgtggatgaatgaatggatgtatgaatgggtccgccctataaacgggtgcgacgtatggtgaggtaaaagtcaaattcttggtcatagatggcgccactggaaaacaaaaacaatcgcaCCCTTTCtacctaaacaggcatacgtcaataACAAGAGGTGGGCAGATTGTGTCATGGTGACTAAATGGTGTGAATATAATTTGACATTGACAGCTGCCATTGATGCTTGAATTCGgcgatctactgggaaccgtgtctgaACTCTTATATGTACacttataaatgcatttaatatttttcttatatttatttaaaaattaattgtactgAAAGATGgtgttataaaaccataattaattgatattaaagttaaaataatatttgtaaatatagcataaattatgaaataactcCAGTttcttaaaacatgttttacatGCCGCTCGCTGTTTCAATTATGATGGAACAGCAAACAGGCTTGTATGCATGCTCGAAAATCTTCGCAGTTAATGTGAATCTACGTcttcttctaaaatttttaactttaattgttaaattttatttatcctcCAAATGtataaacaatcttttttttcttctcaaatctAACTAGAATACCACAAGAGAAACAGAACCTCTTAGTTCCAGAATTTGATGAAGATGACGACGAGGATAAAATAGCTGCAACCTATGGCATGGGCAATCGAGGAGCCTCTCTGTGGACATTGGTCGGCGGAAAACTAAACACTAGATTCAGTGTCTCCAACCAGAACCTAGACACAGTGACACTGGAAAGCGGTAGCAATAACTGGAAGGTTTCGAACCCATCACTGTTTGCTCCTTTGGATGgacttatttcagaaaataaacagACAGGATCATTGCTAgagtaaatattctttcttactaaaactgaatttataaatatccttTTTAATTTGTGGTGGTTgctgttgttcatttacgtagcactagagctgcacaatagcctattggcgacggtctgggaagcatccctgaggatgatccgaagacatgccatcacaattttgatcctctgcagaggggatggcaccccagcttcggtagcccgacgacctgctcgcaagtcgagcactttacggtagctagaacagtttaacgaggaccaataccgcacacccttggtccctacgcagactcaTCCAATGTGGTTGTTGCAAAGGAATAAATGGTAGcagtagtatttaatttatgccTCAGTATAACTGCTAAAGgactattggcaacggtctagGAAACATAACTGATTATAATTCGAAGACATgcgatcacaattttgattctctgcaaaggggatggcTTGCTCATTTTGGTATCCCGACGACCTGTGAGCAGAGTCAAGCCttttacgttaaaataatttaacaaaaaaccgATACCGACTAATCAAAGTAGTCACCCACACGTTCACGGATCGCAAAGAGTGATGGTAACTTCGGTGATCTAATGAGAACCATATCTTACGATTTGTGAAacgcaatagaaaaaaatatccaaaaatacTTAGTAAAtggagaaatttatattttaagatttcatcACTGTTAAACCAGGTGAGGACAAGACAACGGTTTGAGTGATTGAGATTGCTATAACCCCCACTCCAATATTTCTACGCAACTAATGGtcgaataaagtaaaaaagcaaGAAAGTCATTACTCGAATGATTTCTTACAAACATAATAAGAGTCGCCAATgctttatatttatgatttagattttatttcagttgATAAGCAGACTTCTTGCCTTGTGGAAAATGAAGCCacattttacatttgtttagaGAAGATTCTTTTTAacactttctttttaatgtacgccaccattatttttacttacattaagTAGAAAAGCATAACAGTTTCTCCCGTTTCCTCTCTTTTTGACATGCAAAATGCAAATCAAATAACAGTAAGAAGAGCAAAATATCTTGGAATTTTCAgttatcaagttttaaattcaaaggAAAGGCAGTCACACCCATATGACCAAAAAAGAGTGAAGCTATCTAAAAAAGACTGAGGAATCAGCTCCTTGGGTTGGAGAGCGATAGAGAACAGTGTTGTAGCCTCTAATGTGTTTTAAAGGAAGATGTATAAATGTGGGAATATTGAAGAACTCTTAGACCGAAATGAACTCAGATCTCGAAGCAAACTCATAAGAACTGTGGAGGTTGGCGAGTTTTAGCGATCAGTCCAACTCCATTTTCGACAAGAAATGAAGTTAAATGCGTAGATATAAATACCTTTCACGCAATAGTTAAAAGTAATGCCATGCAATAAATGTAGTCATTTGGCAATAATGTAAAACCAGTAGTCATTTGTAAAATGCACAAGCATTCCAAAAAGTAGGAAAACATCTATGCTTTACTTTAGTTATCCATTTAAAGAAAACGAATGCATGCATGCACAATACAGTCCTATGcatttaagatttttgtaagaaataaaattagcgtataaaaaaaaatattaatttattcaaaattttcttctctttttttttgcagaaaccAGCTCTTGCAAATACCGGAAGACACCGTTCCTGAAGAAGAACAAATACAACCAGGACAGTCACAGCCAAATTTGGCCAAATTAAATCAGCGACGATCATCTGATATACCAAAAAGAGCCCTCAAAAATGTTGTGAAAAAAGTAGTCCCAAAAATGGGCCACAAACCTCAACTGCGCCGAAGAGCCTATGGTGCACACAACAGATGGGTATCCTTCCATTCCCCCAAAGGAAAAGAGGAGGGCAATGAAGTGCTGTCCCTATATCGTGGTGCAGGGGAACCGGAACCCCCTGAGCATTTACGAACTACTTCAGATATTAGACGATTGTCATTTGGTGACCTAAATGCATCAGAATTCGACAACACTTCAAGCCGATTTCAAAGCTTACCAGATGTGAAACAGTATGCAGTTGAAAGAGGGGTTGCTATTGATGATGATTTAGAGAATGATTATCTACCAGAAGATCAAGATAATCTGAGCACAGCGAATTTGCTTGTGCTACCCGATGGAGATTACGATGGCGAAAGCGATTTGGTAATAAGACCAAGATTGACTTTCACAAGAGCATCGATCTCAAGGCAATCCAGTTTAGACTCCCTTACTGACCAAGTAGAAAGGAAATTAAGCACTCAGTCTGTATTTGAACAAGATGAAACAGAAgataaaagcaaaacagaaagaTAGAATCTAATATAACCAACTAATTAAACTCATATTTGATCATCAGTCTAAAC
Above is a window of Parasteatoda tepidariorum isolate YZ-2023 chromosome 5, CAS_Ptep_4.0, whole genome shotgun sequence DNA encoding:
- the LOC107436166 gene encoding bestrophin-4-like isoform X2, translating into MFFFTAAYFTLTMMYRFLFNEWQRGIFEKMVFLCSTFMDLIPLSFVLGFYVSFIATRWWNQYIAIPWPDKLMNSIALYVPGADETSRVLRRTLMRYLNVALILVLRSISMAVKRRFPTRDHLVEAGFLTKLELEMLNSVPSHEFNTFWIPCTWFINLLRESKQECRITDSNGLKLIMEEFNEFRSKCGLLWSYDWISIPLVYTQVVTLATYAFFGACIFGRQYIEVPDKPDHNFEFYIPIFTIFQLFFYMGLLKVAEQLINPFGDDDEDFELNWIIDRHMKVSYLGVDLLNTNPPPLIRDNYFYQQDMKLPYTEASLGYKKKTYRGSVATMKIPQEKQNLLVPEFDEDDDEDKIAATYGMGNRGASLWTLVGGKLNTRFSVSNQNLDTVTLESGSNNWKVSNPSLFAPLDGLISENKQTGSLLENQLLQIPEDTVPEEEQIQPGQSQPNLAKLNQRRSSDIPKRALKNVVKKVVPKMGHKPQLRRRAYGAHNRWVSFHSPKGKEEGNEVLSLYRGAGEPEPPEHLRTTSDIRRLSFGDLNASEFDNTSSRFQSLPDVKQYAVERGVAIDDDLENDYLPEDQDNLSTANLLVLPDGDYDGESDLVIRPRLTFTRASISRQSSLDSLTDQVERKLSTQSVFEQDETEDKSKTER
- the LOC107436166 gene encoding bestrophin-4-like isoform X1 codes for the protein MTVSYQYDVASSTSGGFIRLLFRWRGSIWKLVYLEMFFFTAAYFTLTMMYRFLFNEWQRGIFEKMVFLCSTFMDLIPLSFVLGFYVSFIATRWWNQYIAIPWPDKLMNSIALYVPGADETSRVLRRTLMRYLNVALILVLRSISMAVKRRFPTRDHLVEAGFLTKLELEMLNSVPSHEFNTFWIPCTWFINLLRESKQECRITDSNGLKLIMEEFNEFRSKCGLLWSYDWISIPLVYTQVVTLATYAFFGACIFGRQYIEVPDKPDHNFEFYIPIFTIFQLFFYMGLLKVAEQLINPFGDDDEDFELNWIIDRHMKVSYLGVDLLNTNPPPLIRDNYFYQQDMKLPYTEASLGYKKKTYRGSVATMKIPQEKQNLLVPEFDEDDDEDKIAATYGMGNRGASLWTLVGGKLNTRFSVSNQNLDTVTLESGSNNWKVSNPSLFAPLDGLISENKQTGSLLENQLLQIPEDTVPEEEQIQPGQSQPNLAKLNQRRSSDIPKRALKNVVKKVVPKMGHKPQLRRRAYGAHNRWVSFHSPKGKEEGNEVLSLYRGAGEPEPPEHLRTTSDIRRLSFGDLNASEFDNTSSRFQSLPDVKQYAVERGVAIDDDLENDYLPEDQDNLSTANLLVLPDGDYDGESDLVIRPRLTFTRASISRQSSLDSLTDQVERKLSTQSVFEQDETEDKSKTER
- the LOC107436166 gene encoding bestrophin homolog 17-like isoform X3; amino-acid sequence: MCPSLLQGGGINISPFLGQIRADETSRVLRRTLMRYLNVALILVLRSISMAVKRRFPTRDHLVEAGFLTKLELEMLNSVPSHEFNTFWIPCTWFINLLRESKQECRITDSNGLKLIMEEFNEFRSKCGLLWSYDWISIPLVYTQVVTLATYAFFGACIFGRQYIEVPDKPDHNFEFYIPIFTIFQLFFYMGLLKVAEQLINPFGDDDEDFELNWIIDRHMKVSYLGVDLLNTNPPPLIRDNYFYQQDMKLPYTEASLGYKKKTYRGSVATMKIPQEKQNLLVPEFDEDDDEDKIAATYGMGNRGASLWTLVGGKLNTRFSVSNQNLDTVTLESGSNNWKVSNPSLFAPLDGLISENKQTGSLLENQLLQIPEDTVPEEEQIQPGQSQPNLAKLNQRRSSDIPKRALKNVVKKVVPKMGHKPQLRRRAYGAHNRWVSFHSPKGKEEGNEVLSLYRGAGEPEPPEHLRTTSDIRRLSFGDLNASEFDNTSSRFQSLPDVKQYAVERGVAIDDDLENDYLPEDQDNLSTANLLVLPDGDYDGESDLVIRPRLTFTRASISRQSSLDSLTDQVERKLSTQSVFEQDETEDKSKTER